Proteins found in one Halovulum dunhuangense genomic segment:
- the fhuB gene encoding Fe(3+)-hydroxamate ABC transporter permease FhuB — protein sequence MRLALRIAPPATAVLAALVAGHLWVGSDLPPSRMAELLIGSPPETFEDIRFSHATLPRMALALMTGLALGLAGSLFQQVTQNLLASPLTLGAASGAWLAMVAGTLIAPTLAAEHGAWLSLLGASLAFGLVVAIAGLRGLMGLHAVLAGMAVNLLLGAVASALLLLKSPYFGHLFVWGAGDLGQTGWDRTLWLLPRLLPVLAIALLLGRGLALLRTGAAGAEARGMTLAPFLAIAVLLALALTALSVTAVGMIGFVGLLAPNLARLSGARRPVEELLASAALGGILLLGADLIAVIASNALPDMVPTGAATAVLGAPALIWLLGRRLGAQDHIRFELPPGPARLSRRTKFAVLLAAVALPSVAFLVEQNPEGWSLTLPEALILEFRWPRVIAAAAAGLGMALSGVILQRLVRNPLASPDILGMSSGATFALVGAAVLGGGSVHDFSAGLAVAGSLCVLAMLLWFGRRHGHAPAALALIGIALGALLDALVKFALAAGSEDSFAIVGWLGGSTYRVGPEAAVALALSMLAALALTFAFRRWLTLLSAGDTVAAGRGLSLPLARPASMTLAASIAAVVTAFLGPVSFVGLLAPHMAVMLGARRVETQILLAGVLGALLMTCSDWLGRMALHPMQLPAGTIAAVLGGSYFVLLLARGRILQQ from the coding sequence ATGAGGCTTGCGCTTCGGATCGCACCACCGGCCACCGCGGTTCTGGCAGCGCTGGTCGCAGGACATCTATGGGTCGGCAGCGACCTGCCCCCCTCTCGCATGGCCGAGCTTCTGATCGGATCACCGCCCGAGACGTTCGAGGACATCCGCTTCAGCCATGCAACGCTGCCACGAATGGCATTGGCACTGATGACAGGCCTCGCACTCGGGCTTGCGGGCAGCCTGTTCCAGCAGGTAACGCAGAACCTTCTTGCATCCCCGCTGACGCTTGGAGCGGCCTCGGGCGCGTGGCTCGCGATGGTTGCGGGTACGCTGATCGCACCCACGCTTGCAGCCGAACATGGGGCCTGGCTCAGCCTTCTGGGTGCCAGCCTGGCCTTCGGCCTCGTGGTCGCCATCGCAGGCCTGAGGGGCCTGATGGGGCTTCATGCCGTGCTGGCAGGAATGGCGGTGAACCTGTTGCTAGGGGCGGTCGCATCGGCGCTTCTGCTGCTCAAGAGTCCCTATTTCGGACATCTTTTCGTCTGGGGCGCCGGCGATCTGGGGCAGACGGGTTGGGACCGGACACTCTGGCTCCTGCCGCGGCTCCTGCCTGTCCTCGCGATTGCGCTGCTTTTGGGCCGAGGGCTTGCTCTTCTGCGCACGGGTGCGGCCGGCGCGGAAGCACGCGGCATGACACTCGCACCCTTTCTGGCGATCGCCGTGCTGCTGGCTCTTGCGCTGACGGCCCTGAGCGTAACGGCCGTGGGCATGATCGGCTTCGTCGGTTTGCTGGCGCCGAACCTCGCGCGCCTGTCTGGCGCAAGACGCCCTGTCGAAGAACTCCTCGCCAGCGCGGCGCTTGGTGGGATACTGCTTCTCGGCGCGGATCTGATCGCCGTGATAGCGAGCAATGCGCTTCCCGACATGGTCCCCACCGGCGCCGCGACGGCGGTCCTCGGCGCGCCCGCACTGATCTGGCTTCTCGGCCGTCGCCTCGGCGCTCAGGATCATATCCGCTTCGAGTTACCGCCGGGGCCCGCGCGGCTGTCCCGACGGACAAAGTTCGCAGTTCTCCTTGCCGCAGTCGCCTTGCCATCCGTCGCATTCCTCGTGGAGCAGAATCCGGAGGGGTGGAGCCTGACTTTACCCGAGGCCCTTATACTGGAGTTCCGTTGGCCGCGGGTGATCGCTGCTGCCGCCGCCGGCCTCGGGATGGCGCTGTCCGGCGTGATCCTGCAACGCCTTGTGCGCAATCCACTCGCCAGCCCCGACATCCTCGGCATGTCCTCGGGCGCCACCTTCGCTCTTGTCGGTGCGGCAGTTCTCGGGGGCGGCTCCGTTCACGACTTCAGCGCAGGCCTCGCGGTGGCTGGCAGCCTCTGCGTCCTTGCGATGCTTCTGTGGTTCGGCAGAAGGCACGGACACGCTCCGGCGGCTCTGGCCCTGATCGGCATCGCGCTTGGCGCCCTGCTCGACGCCCTTGTCAAGTTCGCCCTCGCAGCGGGATCCGAGGACAGCTTCGCTATCGTCGGATGGCTGGGCGGATCGACCTACCGCGTGGGGCCCGAGGCAGCCGTCGCACTTGCACTCTCCATGCTTGCCGCACTTGCACTCACATTTGCCTTCCGGCGCTGGCTCACGCTGCTGTCGGCAGGCGACACAGTGGCCGCGGGCCGCGGCCTTTCCCTCCCTCTTGCGCGCCCTGCAAGCATGACGCTCGCGGCCTCCATCGCGGCCGTCGTTACGGCCTTTCTTGGCCCCGTATCCTTCGTGGGGCTTCTTGCCCCCCACATGGCGGTCATGCTGGGCGCACGCCGGGTTGAAACGCAGATCTTGCTGGCGGGAGTGCTCGGCGCTCTCCTGATGACCTGCTCGGACTGGCTTGGACGAATGGCTCTGCACCCGATGCAGCTTCCCGCGGGCACGATCGCGGCAGTCCTGGGCGGCAGTTACTTCGTACTGCTCTTGGCGCGGGGGCGGATCCTGCAGCAGTGA